In Sphingomonas psychrotolerans, the following proteins share a genomic window:
- a CDS encoding alpha/beta hydrolase: MIHTLLNRRAVLAAALAFPVLPLARASAQMASPSQAGPFRFKGWRGEETDAERGFFEVPEDRRDPGSRKIRLGYVRFASTAARPGPPIVYLAGGPGGEATGAATGPRFPIFMALRAVADVIAFDQRGTGLSNAIPERAAPTRQPPVFTQAGLTSWFRSELQSAWADWTKAGVAMSGYNTEQSADDIEDLRRQLGAEKIDLWGTSYGSHLALSVLKRHGGRVNRVALSSLEGQDQTVKRPARIDAYLRHVDALLATDPATRATVPDLLALMRRVHTRLEAQPVVTAVTLKGAPAEIRMGGFGVQMLAGGLIANPDTLAMLPGLYLALETGRTGVLTPFLGDVAGLLRLRGMPEAMDMASGISPRRLALVRREARSAVLGETLNFPMPQLLGAVPGVDLGEHFRAPIRIDHPALLVAGSLDGRTPLAEQDEVATQFRRKSRVIVENAGHNVFESHPDVQALLVRFFRGEAVADTRLALPPPKFRVT; the protein is encoded by the coding sequence ATGATCCACACATTGCTCAATCGCCGCGCCGTGCTCGCCGCCGCCCTCGCCTTTCCTGTCCTGCCGCTCGCCCGGGCCTCCGCTCAGATGGCATCTCCGTCGCAAGCTGGTCCTTTCCGCTTCAAGGGCTGGCGCGGCGAGGAGACCGACGCCGAGCGGGGCTTCTTCGAGGTCCCGGAGGATCGCCGCGATCCCGGCTCGCGGAAAATCCGGCTGGGCTATGTCCGGTTCGCCTCGACGGCGGCCAGACCGGGGCCTCCGATCGTCTATTTGGCCGGAGGACCGGGCGGCGAGGCGACGGGCGCGGCGACCGGACCGCGCTTTCCGATCTTCATGGCCCTGCGCGCGGTGGCCGACGTCATCGCGTTCGACCAGCGGGGCACGGGTCTGTCCAACGCCATCCCGGAGCGAGCCGCCCCGACGCGCCAGCCACCGGTCTTCACCCAGGCCGGGCTGACCTCCTGGTTCCGCTCCGAACTCCAGAGCGCCTGGGCTGACTGGACGAAGGCCGGCGTGGCCATGTCCGGCTACAACACCGAACAGAGCGCCGACGACATCGAGGACCTGCGACGTCAGCTGGGCGCGGAAAAGATCGACCTCTGGGGCACCAGCTACGGCTCGCACCTGGCGCTCAGCGTGCTCAAACGGCACGGCGGCAGGGTGAACCGCGTGGCCCTCTCAAGCCTGGAGGGCCAGGACCAGACGGTGAAGCGGCCGGCGCGGATCGACGCCTATCTGCGCCACGTGGACGCCCTGCTCGCCACCGACCCCGCCACCCGCGCGACGGTGCCGGACCTGTTGGCCCTGATGCGCCGCGTACACACCAGGCTGGAGGCGCAGCCGGTCGTGACGGCGGTCACGCTGAAGGGCGCGCCAGCCGAGATCAGAATGGGCGGCTTCGGCGTCCAGATGCTGGCGGGTGGGCTGATCGCCAATCCCGATACTCTGGCCATGCTGCCGGGCCTGTACCTGGCGCTGGAGACCGGGCGAACCGGAGTGCTGACGCCGTTCCTGGGCGATGTGGCCGGCCTGCTGAGGCTGAGGGGTATGCCCGAGGCCATGGATATGGCGTCCGGGATCTCGCCACGCCGGCTGGCCCTGGTGCGACGCGAGGCGCGGAGCGCGGTGTTGGGCGAGACGCTGAACTTCCCGATGCCGCAGCTGCTGGGCGCTGTTCCAGGCGTCGACCTGGGCGAGCACTTCCGGGCGCCGATCCGCATCGATCATCCTGCACTGCTGGTCGCCGGATCGCTGGACGGTCGCACCCCGCTGGCCGAGCAGGACGAAGTGGCAACCCAGTTTCGGCGCAAGTCCCGGGTGATCGTGGAGAACGCCGGCCACAATGTCTTCGAGTCCCATCCCGACGTGCAGGCCCTGCTGGTGCGGTTCTTCCGCGGCGAGGCCGTGGCCGACACCCGGCTGGCCCTGCCGCCGCCGAAGTTCCGGGTGACGTGA
- a CDS encoding AraC family transcriptional regulator, with the protein MAHQELAEQIARYAERDGIIDTPIARLALVRSGQSGEPVHMVQRPALCIIAQGGKRVLLGDAVIDYGPASYLVASLDLPITGAVTQASADAPYLCFCLYLDPALLSEIALTLPPVSAGAEDSAGMRLHPMTPELIDAATRLTALLGDPANAPLLAPLIERELLVRLMTGPGGGVLRAIANGESRTGQIAQAIAWLKAHFREPFSGPPLAALAGMSLSSFHDHFRRATAMTPLQYQKQLRLQEARALMLADRLDAAEAGFRVGYDSPSQFSREYRRLFGAPPVRDIGRLRTTPQMAIAV; encoded by the coding sequence ATGGCGCATCAGGAACTAGCGGAGCAGATTGCCCGATATGCCGAGCGCGACGGCATCATCGACACGCCCATCGCTCGACTGGCGCTGGTCCGCTCGGGCCAGAGTGGCGAGCCGGTGCACATGGTGCAGCGCCCGGCGCTGTGCATCATCGCGCAGGGAGGCAAGCGCGTGCTGCTGGGCGATGCGGTGATCGACTATGGCCCTGCAAGCTATCTTGTCGCCTCGCTTGACCTGCCGATCACCGGCGCTGTGACGCAGGCGAGCGCGGACGCCCCTTATCTCTGCTTCTGCCTCTATCTCGACCCCGCCCTGCTGTCGGAGATCGCGCTAACCCTGCCACCCGTGTCGGCGGGTGCGGAGGATAGCGCCGGAATGAGGCTACACCCAATGACGCCTGAACTGATCGACGCGGCGACGCGGCTGACGGCGCTGCTCGGCGATCCGGCGAACGCGCCGCTGCTCGCACCGCTGATCGAGCGGGAGTTGCTGGTGCGGCTGATGACCGGGCCGGGCGGAGGCGTGCTGCGCGCGATCGCCAACGGCGAAAGCCGCACCGGCCAGATTGCCCAAGCGATCGCTTGGCTCAAAGCCCATTTCCGCGAGCCGTTCAGCGGGCCGCCCCTTGCCGCCCTTGCCGGCATGAGCCTGTCGAGCTTCCACGACCATTTCCGCCGCGCCACCGCCATGACCCCGCTGCAATACCAGAAGCAGTTGCGGTTGCAGGAAGCGCGGGCGCTGATGCTCGCCGACCGGCTCGACGCGGCAGAGGCGGGCTTCCGCGTCGGTTATGACAGCCCCTCCCAGTTCAGCCGCGAATATCGTCGCCTCTTCGGCGCCCCGCCCGTACGCGACATCGGGCGGTTAAGGACGACGCCGCAGATGGCGATTGCGGTTTGA
- a CDS encoding SDR family oxidoreductase: MAIEDKVIAITGASSGIGEGTARLLAARGAKLMLGARRTDRLAALTEELNAAGGTVAFRSLDVTDRADFEAFIAATEADYGRVDVLVNNAGLMPLSRFDSLKVDEWDRMIDVNIRGVLHGIAAALPRFKGQGSGQFVNISSIGGYAVWPTCGVYSATKYAVRAISEALRMEHDDIRVTIIAPGVVESELAHTITDPVAAQAMVDFRAIALTPDAIARAIAYAVEQPADVDVNTLIIRPVRSTI, translated from the coding sequence GTGGCTATCGAGGACAAGGTCATCGCGATTACCGGCGCCAGTAGCGGCATCGGCGAAGGCACGGCGCGGTTGCTGGCGGCGCGCGGCGCAAAGCTGATGCTGGGCGCACGCCGCACCGACCGGCTCGCCGCGCTGACGGAGGAACTGAACGCGGCGGGAGGCACGGTCGCCTTCCGGTCGCTCGACGTCACAGACCGCGCTGATTTCGAGGCGTTCATCGCCGCGACGGAGGCAGATTATGGCCGGGTCGATGTGCTGGTCAACAATGCGGGCCTGATGCCGCTGTCGCGCTTCGACAGTCTGAAGGTCGACGAGTGGGACCGGATGATCGACGTCAACATCCGCGGCGTCCTTCACGGCATCGCCGCAGCGCTCCCTCGCTTCAAGGGCCAGGGCAGCGGCCAATTCGTCAACATCTCCTCAATCGGCGGCTATGCCGTGTGGCCGACCTGCGGCGTCTACAGCGCGACCAAATATGCGGTGCGCGCGATCTCGGAGGCGCTGCGCATGGAGCATGACGACATTCGCGTCACCATCATCGCGCCGGGTGTGGTGGAATCGGAACTGGCACACACGATCACCGATCCGGTCGCCGCGCAGGCGATGGTCGATTTCCGCGCCATCGCGCTTACCCCGGACGCCATCGCGCGCGCCATTGCTTACGCGGTGGAGCAGCCGGCGGATGTGGACGTTAACACGCTGATCATCCGACCCGTTCGCTCAACGATCTGA
- a CDS encoding sigma factor-like helix-turn-helix DNA-binding protein gives MIRWVEMRRMRRVFRALSERDRAIFGSVRFDDLSYAEAAERHGCSVEEVEGSVANVLLALSGRSGK, from the coding sequence ATGATCCGCTGGGTTGAAATGCGGCGGATGCGTCGCGTCTTCCGTGCGCTATCTGAGCGAGACCGTGCGATCTTCGGGTCGGTTCGGTTCGACGATCTCAGTTATGCCGAGGCGGCCGAGCGGCACGGCTGCAGCGTCGAGGAAGTGGAGGGCAGCGTTGCGAACGTGTTGCTCGCGCTGAGCGGGCGGAGCGGCAAATAG
- a CDS encoding helix-turn-helix transcriptional regulator, with protein sequence MSDTPDRFLRLQAVLSRTGLSRTTMYRMIRNGAFPKNVQLSTRCVGWRESAVEAWMRGPMLHRTRANR encoded by the coding sequence ATGTCCGACACTCCCGACCGCTTTCTCCGCCTCCAGGCCGTGCTCAGCCGCACCGGCCTAAGCCGCACCACCATGTACAGGATGATACGGAACGGCGCGTTCCCGAAGAACGTACAGCTCAGCACCCGCTGCGTCGGCTGGCGCGAATCCGCGGTCGAGGCATGGATGCGTGGCCCGATGCTTCATCGCACCAGGGCTAACCGATAG
- a CDS encoding PepSY-associated TM helix domain-containing protein → MIHLKKDETKAMVAVHGWSGILLGLLLYAVVLTGAAAVFAHEIGAWSGGHLATRSSFEQPIDATMRRLTAQTPPQYREAVNLFEIGDHGLGVFFHRHEVDAQGVPTENGIYYQLDNSGRTLATVTGSVDDVFGPRNDDALSSFLVDTHVRLHVPNPWGLLLTGILGLAMLVAAISGLLIHRHLFKDIFTLRRRASPALVNRDKHSVAGTWSLPFAFVLAFTGSFFSFYGTIGVPVVAMAAFGGDVEALTKAVFGNPGTPDPRPAAMGNLDRVAADAIHRTGEVPAFIAIEKFGRADAEITSYHNPREGDLEPVALLYKGATAEFVRAKPQVGAQPSAGGTLVGIMGPLHFGNFAGMLSKAIWFGLGFAMCYVTYTGMRLWVVRRRNDARSLAWLERTVTVVGFGLPFGLVASAAAFLVTSPLGSAVYWTTTAFLIASGAAILAGIFVPGNDRLALVLKAATGGTMLLLPLLRLFSAGGPDWAEAVSAGQPVIAALDLAFMSGGAWLFRDCWRTWPRAARGSGPILGAVEA, encoded by the coding sequence ATGATCCACCTGAAAAAGGACGAGACCAAGGCGATGGTCGCGGTGCACGGCTGGTCCGGCATCCTGCTCGGCCTGCTGCTATATGCCGTGGTGCTGACGGGCGCTGCCGCGGTCTTCGCGCACGAGATCGGCGCATGGTCGGGCGGGCATCTTGCCACGCGCTCGTCGTTCGAGCAGCCGATCGATGCTACGATGCGCCGCCTCACCGCACAGACCCCGCCGCAATATCGCGAGGCGGTCAACCTGTTCGAGATCGGCGATCATGGCCTCGGCGTGTTCTTTCACCGCCACGAGGTCGATGCGCAGGGCGTCCCGACCGAGAACGGCATCTATTATCAGCTCGACAATAGCGGCCGCACCCTTGCGACCGTGACCGGTTCCGTCGACGATGTCTTCGGCCCTCGCAACGACGACGCGCTCAGCTCCTTCCTGGTCGATACCCATGTCAGGCTGCACGTTCCCAATCCCTGGGGCCTGCTGCTAACCGGAATCCTCGGCCTCGCCATGCTCGTCGCGGCGATCTCGGGCCTGTTGATCCACCGCCATCTGTTCAAGGACATCTTCACCTTGCGACGCCGCGCCAGCCCGGCGCTGGTCAATCGCGACAAGCATAGCGTCGCGGGCACGTGGAGCCTGCCGTTCGCGTTCGTCCTGGCGTTCACCGGCAGCTTCTTCTCGTTCTATGGCACGATCGGCGTCCCGGTCGTCGCGATGGCGGCGTTCGGCGGCGACGTCGAGGCACTGACCAAGGCCGTCTTCGGCAATCCAGGCACGCCCGATCCGCGCCCGGCCGCCATGGGCAATCTCGATCGGGTCGCCGCCGATGCGATCCACCGCACGGGCGAGGTGCCGGCTTTCATCGCGATCGAGAAGTTCGGGCGGGCCGATGCGGAGATCACCAGCTATCATAATCCCAGGGAAGGCGACCTCGAGCCGGTAGCGCTGCTCTACAAGGGCGCGACCGCGGAGTTCGTACGCGCCAAGCCGCAGGTCGGCGCGCAGCCCTCCGCGGGCGGTACGCTGGTCGGAATCATGGGACCGCTGCACTTCGGCAATTTCGCCGGTATGCTATCGAAGGCGATCTGGTTCGGGCTCGGCTTCGCCATGTGCTATGTGACCTATACCGGCATGCGGCTCTGGGTGGTTCGGCGCAGGAACGATGCGCGGTCGCTCGCCTGGCTGGAGCGGACGGTGACCGTCGTCGGCTTCGGCCTCCCGTTCGGCCTCGTCGCTTCCGCCGCCGCATTCCTGGTCACCTCGCCGCTCGGCTCGGCCGTGTACTGGACGACTACCGCGTTCCTTATCGCATCCGGCGCGGCGATTCTCGCGGGGATCTTCGTTCCCGGCAATGACCGGCTGGCATTGGTGCTGAAGGCGGCGACGGGCGGCACCATGCTCCTGCTGCCGCTGCTTCGCCTGTTCTCAGCAGGCGGCCCGGACTGGGCAGAGGCGGTTTCAGCGGGCCAGCCGGTCATTGCTGCGCTCGACCTCGCGTTCATGAGCGGCGGCGCATGGCTGTTCCGCGACTGCTGGAGGACGTGGCCACGTGCAGCGCGAGGATCCGGGCCGATCCTGGGCGCGGTCGAGGCATGA
- a CDS encoding type II toxin-antitoxin system HipA family toxin, whose product MARRSSTLRVLLNGRQVGWLSRAANGAIDFRYAQEWLDWEYVSPVSLSLPLDTRRYTGGAVTAVFDNLLPDNDDIRRRVAGRVGAEGADVYSLLAAVGRDCVGALQFLPEDEEASPAGTVEAEPLEDDDVAAMLRNLGRAPLGLERDDAFRISIAGAQEKTALLWWEDRWNKPHGTTATTHIFKPQIGELPNGIDLSNSVENEHLCLTFLGALGMDVAQTRVATFGERPVLIVERFDRLWARDGRLLRRPQEDLCQALSVPPTRKYEDHGGPGVAEIMKVLAASDRPDIDRRALMKTLIAFWLLGATDGHAKNFSIFLSPGGRFAATPIYDVLSAEPSLAAHQVNRRQMRLAMAIGDRRRYRLDEIAPRHFLQTAVRAGYDEESTREILHELRVTAEPAFEAAVAAMPTGAPAALVEPIGVAIRQRVGQIDLL is encoded by the coding sequence GCCGGTCTCGCTTTCGCTGCCGCTCGATACGCGCCGCTATACCGGCGGTGCGGTCACGGCAGTGTTCGACAACCTTCTCCCGGACAATGACGACATCCGTCGCCGTGTCGCCGGCCGGGTCGGCGCCGAAGGTGCCGATGTCTATAGTTTGCTGGCGGCTGTCGGGAGGGATTGCGTTGGCGCACTTCAGTTCCTGCCCGAAGACGAAGAGGCCTCGCCTGCCGGCACTGTCGAAGCCGAACCCCTCGAAGACGACGACGTCGCTGCGATGCTGCGCAACCTCGGCAGGGCGCCGCTGGGTCTGGAGCGCGACGATGCGTTTCGTATCTCGATTGCCGGCGCCCAGGAGAAGACCGCGTTGCTCTGGTGGGAAGACCGCTGGAACAAGCCACACGGCACGACAGCCACAACGCACATCTTCAAGCCGCAGATCGGCGAGCTTCCCAACGGGATCGATCTCTCGAACAGCGTCGAGAACGAGCATCTCTGCCTGACCTTCCTTGGCGCCCTCGGCATGGACGTCGCTCAAACCCGCGTGGCGACTTTTGGAGAGCGGCCGGTGTTGATCGTCGAGCGGTTTGACCGGCTGTGGGCGCGTGACGGGCGCCTGCTTCGACGTCCGCAGGAGGATTTGTGCCAGGCGCTGTCCGTGCCGCCGACGCGCAAGTACGAGGATCATGGCGGACCGGGCGTCGCCGAGATCATGAAGGTGCTGGCCGCCAGTGACCGGCCGGATATCGACCGCCGCGCGCTGATGAAGACGCTCATCGCCTTCTGGCTGCTCGGCGCCACCGACGGGCATGCGAAGAATTTCAGCATCTTCCTGTCGCCCGGCGGGCGTTTCGCGGCGACCCCCATCTACGATGTGCTGTCAGCGGAGCCGAGCCTTGCCGCGCATCAGGTGAACCGTCGGCAGATGCGTCTTGCGATGGCGATCGGCGACCGGCGCCGATATCGGCTCGATGAGATTGCGCCGCGTCACTTCCTGCAGACCGCGGTCCGCGCGGGCTATGACGAGGAATCCACGCGCGAGATTTTGCACGAGCTGCGCGTGACCGCAGAGCCGGCGTTCGAGGCTGCGGTCGCTGCTATGCCGACGGGTGCGCCGGCGGCGCTGGTAGAGCCGATCGGTGTCGCGATCCGGCAGCGCGTCGGGCAGATCGATCTGCTGTGA
- a CDS encoding TonB-dependent siderophore receptor, with product MGKLIVAAGLASVLASSAAWAQDAEPVSPENEIVVIGTNAGTKTETPLIELPQPLTIIPSEQYLSQGAINISDTVKYAAGVLANPYGRDTRVDGFNVRGINALQFRDGMRDIFSYYASITSDPYNFSRVEIVRGPASVLFGQGSIGGLVNLVSKTPEFRTGGELNLVYGSYDRKEALGDVNVALSDTLAIRAVGRVRDADTYVDHVPDDRVMFAPSIRWQPTPDTDLILTGLYQKDETGSTSQFLPIVGTFAPNPDNQGGQLDPYTFVGKAGWDRYAGRSLQGGGSLVHRFSDNIRVSLKARYIDSDLEYFTHYADSYTNPTNPFAVYGADGRTIGLYADASDARMNVFSTDNNVQLKFNTGANIEHTLLAGLDYSWNKVGKRYATAALETVDLYDIDYDSLQTYDPSGPFAYESQKQLGVYVQDQIRFFDRVSVILGARRDRVSNSSDQTDNATTFRAGIIGELGAGFSPFFSYTESFLPIAGRLTGPGGVPTDPFKPQMGTQYEAGVKWQPGPQTLVTVTGFHIKESNRVLYLANNVTTQSGELTTKGVEFEASHVLPGNFELLLNYGYSQLDSEVNTSLDYMPRHTASFWSTKTFGDTSGPLLRLGAGVVYSGESKSTGPLDPYALNPAIVPGTLYTIVTPSRTTVDALAEITWDKWRLAINATNLLNERAFASCLARGDCFMAAPRNVMAALGVRF from the coding sequence ATGGGGAAGTTGATTGTTGCGGCCGGTCTGGCAAGCGTGCTGGCGAGCTCCGCTGCCTGGGCTCAAGATGCGGAGCCGGTGTCGCCGGAGAATGAAATCGTGGTGATCGGCACGAACGCCGGCACGAAGACGGAAACCCCGCTGATCGAGCTGCCGCAGCCGCTCACCATTATCCCGTCGGAACAATATCTGTCGCAGGGTGCGATCAACATCAGCGACACGGTGAAATACGCCGCTGGCGTCCTCGCCAATCCCTATGGCCGCGATACGCGAGTCGACGGCTTCAATGTGCGCGGCATCAATGCGCTCCAGTTTCGCGACGGCATGCGCGACATCTTTTCCTATTATGCCAGCATCACCTCCGATCCCTATAATTTCTCCCGCGTCGAGATCGTGCGCGGCCCGGCATCGGTGCTGTTCGGCCAAGGCTCAATCGGCGGGCTCGTCAACCTCGTCTCCAAGACGCCGGAGTTCCGCACCGGCGGCGAGTTGAACCTCGTCTATGGCAGCTATGACCGCAAGGAAGCGTTAGGCGACGTCAACGTCGCGCTGAGCGACACGCTGGCGATCCGTGCGGTCGGCCGCGTGCGCGACGCCGACACCTATGTCGATCATGTTCCAGATGATCGCGTGATGTTCGCGCCATCGATCCGCTGGCAGCCCACGCCCGATACCGACCTCATCCTGACCGGCCTGTACCAGAAGGACGAGACCGGCTCGACCTCGCAATTCCTGCCCATCGTCGGCACTTTCGCGCCCAACCCCGACAATCAGGGCGGGCAGCTCGACCCCTATACCTTCGTGGGCAAGGCAGGCTGGGACCGCTACGCCGGGCGCTCGCTGCAGGGCGGCGGGTCGCTTGTCCATCGCTTCTCCGACAATATCCGCGTCAGCCTGAAGGCGCGGTACATCGACAGCGACCTCGAATATTTCACCCATTACGCCGACAGCTATACCAACCCGACCAACCCGTTCGCAGTCTATGGCGCCGATGGCCGCACGATCGGCCTCTATGCTGACGCGAGCGATGCGCGGATGAACGTCTTCTCGACCGACAACAACGTCCAGCTCAAGTTCAACACCGGCGCGAACATCGAGCACACGCTGCTGGCCGGTCTCGACTATAGCTGGAACAAGGTTGGCAAGCGTTACGCGACCGCTGCGCTGGAGACGGTCGACCTTTACGACATCGATTACGATTCGCTGCAGACCTATGACCCGAGCGGTCCGTTCGCCTATGAATCGCAGAAGCAACTCGGTGTCTATGTGCAGGACCAGATTCGCTTTTTCGACCGCGTCTCAGTGATCCTGGGCGCGCGCCGCGATCGTGTGAGCAACTCCTCGGACCAGACGGACAATGCCACCACCTTCCGCGCCGGGATCATCGGCGAGCTCGGCGCAGGCTTCTCGCCCTTCTTCAGCTATACCGAAAGCTTCCTGCCCATCGCCGGCCGGCTCACCGGGCCAGGCGGCGTCCCGACCGATCCCTTCAAGCCGCAGATGGGCACGCAATATGAGGCCGGGGTGAAGTGGCAGCCCGGCCCCCAAACGCTGGTCACCGTGACCGGTTTTCATATCAAGGAAAGTAACCGCGTCCTCTATCTGGCCAACAACGTCACGACCCAGTCCGGCGAGCTGACCACCAAGGGCGTCGAGTTCGAGGCGAGCCACGTCCTGCCGGGCAACTTCGAGCTGCTGCTCAACTATGGTTACAGCCAGCTCGATTCCGAGGTGAACACCAGCCTCGACTATATGCCGCGCCACACCGCGTCGTTCTGGTCGACCAAGACCTTCGGCGACACCAGCGGGCCGCTGCTGCGACTCGGCGCGGGCGTGGTGTACAGCGGCGAGAGCAAGTCGACCGGCCCGCTCGACCCCTATGCCCTCAACCCCGCGATCGTACCCGGCACGCTGTACACGATCGTCACCCCGTCACGTACGACGGTCGATGCGCTGGCGGAAATCACATGGGACAAGTGGCGCCTCGCCATCAACGCGACCAACCTGCTGAACGAACGCGCGTTCGCCTCGTGCCTTGCGCGGGGCGACTGTTTCATGGCAGCCCCACGTAACGTGATGGCCGCGCTGGGCGTCCGTTTCTAG
- a CDS encoding LytTR family DNA-binding domain-containing protein, producing MWRILLLSVLLLGLATPVRAEDMPWQACHGAVGPAGPVLSDCHPIQDFVDPQGRELWIRSAVSPPTDARPRVLYMAGVASSEAWLNGQRLGVNGHPGASARAEVPGRYQAIFPIREVVWRPDGNMLVLHLSSFHGGLRFARPMSAIEIGPYPYPGRIAPLAVTFVAAGALLAAAFGFGVIHAMRRTGSSLALAAMAGVASLQAIVESLRTLFDYSYPLHAWRLSTIWVLAATFAILLVTYVAARFLPKARGLMVGLALGVVAATALLPGFDAKTVWALILGVALAAVPAAAGVRRRIPGARPSLAWLALFLALALAFPRWLADLSYFLLAAGLVLPVLMVEVVRLGRDDRGREAALTRAVSRPDRLTVASARGVELVPTAEILAVMGADDYVELRLVGGRSLLHAARLDSLATQLPASFLRVHRSVIANLAQVQRLERDGDRWWLHLSEGAPVPVSRSRQPALREALDVPLPVAVVAA from the coding sequence ATGTGGCGAATCCTGCTCCTCTCCGTCCTCCTGTTGGGCCTCGCAACGCCGGTCCGGGCCGAGGACATGCCGTGGCAAGCGTGTCACGGTGCGGTCGGTCCGGCCGGTCCGGTGCTGAGCGACTGCCACCCGATCCAGGATTTCGTGGACCCTCAAGGCCGCGAACTCTGGATCCGGTCCGCCGTCAGCCCCCCCACCGATGCCCGGCCGCGCGTCCTCTACATGGCGGGCGTCGCCTCGTCCGAGGCTTGGCTCAACGGCCAGCGCCTGGGCGTCAACGGCCACCCCGGCGCCTCAGCGCGGGCCGAGGTTCCCGGGCGCTACCAGGCGATCTTTCCGATCCGCGAGGTCGTCTGGCGGCCCGACGGGAACATGCTGGTGCTGCACCTGTCATCCTTCCATGGCGGCCTACGTTTCGCTCGCCCGATGAGCGCCATAGAGATCGGGCCCTACCCTTATCCGGGGCGGATCGCGCCGCTGGCCGTCACCTTCGTGGCGGCCGGTGCCCTGCTGGCGGCGGCCTTCGGTTTCGGCGTCATCCACGCCATGCGTCGCACGGGGTCCAGTCTGGCCCTCGCCGCCATGGCCGGAGTCGCGTCTCTGCAGGCAATCGTCGAGAGCCTTCGGACGCTGTTCGATTATTCCTATCCCCTGCATGCTTGGCGATTGAGCACCATCTGGGTGCTGGCGGCCACCTTCGCGATTCTGCTGGTGACCTATGTCGCCGCCCGGTTCCTGCCCAAGGCCCGCGGTTTGATGGTCGGCTTGGCCCTGGGCGTGGTCGCAGCCACGGCGCTGCTTCCAGGCTTCGACGCGAAGACGGTCTGGGCGCTGATCCTGGGGGTGGCGCTCGCCGCCGTGCCGGCCGCGGCGGGCGTGCGTCGGCGTATCCCCGGCGCGCGGCCGAGCTTGGCCTGGCTGGCGCTGTTCCTCGCGCTGGCCCTCGCGTTCCCCCGGTGGCTGGCTGACCTCTCTTACTTCCTGCTCGCCGCCGGCCTGGTGCTGCCGGTGCTGATGGTCGAGGTCGTGCGGCTGGGCCGCGATGACCGCGGCCGCGAGGCCGCCCTGACCCGCGCCGTCAGTCGGCCCGACCGCCTGACCGTGGCCTCCGCGCGAGGCGTGGAGTTGGTGCCGACCGCGGAGATCCTGGCTGTGATGGGGGCCGACGATTATGTCGAGCTGCGGTTGGTCGGCGGGCGCAGCCTTCTGCACGCCGCTCGCCTCGACAGCCTTGCGACCCAGTTGCCGGCGAGCTTCCTGCGCGTTCACCGGTCGGTGATCGCCAACCTCGCCCAGGTGCAGCGGCTCGAGCGCGACGGCGACCGCTGGTGGCTGCACCTGAGCGAGGGGGCGCCCGTGCCAGTCAGCCGCTCCCGCCAGCCCGCCCTGCGCGAGGCCCTGGACGTTCCTCTCCCTGTGGCGGTGGTGGCCGCGTAG